From Mucilaginibacter inviolabilis, a single genomic window includes:
- a CDS encoding NADP-dependent oxidoreductase encodes MKAIRIDEFGGPEVMKIVEVEHLLPAADEILVKVYAASVNPADYIIRQGGNEGLKPLLKLPIGLGIDAAGIVEEIGSDVVEFKKGDRVYGVPNYLDGSYAEYIAAKANQFALMPQTINFNEAASLPACARMAWSGMVEKAKVGPGQRVLIHGAAGGIGNLALQFAKAYGAYVIGTASAHNADFLKALGADEVIDYNTQKFEDVVSDMDIVFNATPTTTVDEALRLRSVPVLKEGGIFVCTHGVWPNEEFKGLLARKNATVSMAGVDINHQHCFTEVAKLIDAGKVKPIVSKIYIWEQAAEAHRDSETKHVRGKIVLEIRKED; translated from the coding sequence ATGAAAGCAATCAGAATTGATGAGTTTGGCGGACCCGAAGTAATGAAAATTGTGGAGGTTGAACACCTGCTGCCTGCAGCAGATGAAATCCTGGTAAAAGTTTACGCCGCCAGTGTAAACCCGGCAGATTACATTATACGCCAGGGTGGAAACGAAGGTTTAAAACCATTGTTGAAATTGCCAATAGGATTAGGTATTGATGCGGCAGGAATTGTAGAAGAGATTGGAAGCGATGTAGTTGAGTTTAAAAAAGGCGACCGCGTGTATGGTGTCCCCAATTATTTAGATGGCAGTTACGCCGAATATATTGCAGCAAAAGCCAACCAATTCGCCCTTATGCCACAAACAATCAACTTTAACGAAGCCGCCTCGTTACCCGCGTGCGCACGTATGGCCTGGAGCGGTATGGTAGAGAAGGCGAAAGTTGGGCCTGGTCAGCGTGTATTGATCCATGGTGCAGCAGGAGGTATTGGCAACCTGGCATTACAGTTTGCTAAAGCCTATGGAGCTTATGTTATTGGCACGGCATCGGCGCATAATGCCGATTTTTTAAAAGCTTTGGGCGCCGACGAAGTGATTGACTATAATACCCAAAAATTTGAAGATGTTGTAAGCGATATGGATATTGTATTCAATGCTACCCCTACCACTACTGTTGATGAAGCATTGCGCCTGAGATCTGTTCCGGTTTTGAAAGAAGGGGGTATCTTTGTATGTACACATGGCGTGTGGCCTAACGAAGAGTTTAAGGGATTATTGGCCAGAAAAAATGCAACAGTGTCTATGGCGGGTGTTGATATCAATCACCAGCATTGCTTCACCGAAGTGGCAAAATTGATTGACGCGGGCAAAGTAAAACCTATTGTGAGTAAGATTTATATATGGGAGCAGGCAGCCGAGGCACATCGCGATAGTGAAACGAAACATGTACGCGGGAAAATTGTACTTGAAATTCGTAAAGAAGATTAA
- a CDS encoding DinB family protein, giving the protein MTQQYFTALAAYNSWANNKAMAWLYELSNEQWEQLLTSSFGSVMQTVIHIASAEKIWIDFWTKAPNPIYLSSHFGGSKTELINTWKTASAGVYDFIKNCPEEYYSTPVTFVYPRGGSGQLLYWQTFAHILNHSTYHRGQLVTLLRQVGFTQMSSIDLATYYLTYLN; this is encoded by the coding sequence ATGACCCAACAATATTTTACGGCCTTAGCAGCTTACAACAGCTGGGCGAATAATAAAGCTATGGCCTGGCTTTACGAGCTAAGCAATGAGCAGTGGGAACAACTACTCACCAGCAGTTTCGGCAGTGTTATGCAAACCGTAATCCATATTGCCAGCGCAGAAAAAATATGGATCGATTTCTGGACAAAAGCTCCAAACCCAATCTACCTATCTTCTCACTTCGGGGGCTCTAAAACCGAACTGATCAACACGTGGAAAACTGCTTCTGCCGGAGTGTATGATTTTATTAAAAATTGCCCGGAAGAGTATTATAGCACTCCCGTAACTTTTGTTTATCCCAGGGGTGGATCAGGACAATTGCTATACTGGCAAACTTTTGCACATATTTTAAATCACTCAACCTATCACCGCGGGCAGTTGGTAACGTTATTGCGGCAGGTAGGCTTCACCCAAATGTCTTCGATCGACCTAGCAACGTATTATTTGACATACCTCAATTAG
- the lysS gene encoding lysine--tRNA ligase: MSIALSEQEIIRRQSLQQLRELGINPYPAEAFDVNAWAQDITDNFKDKPEAYQNVVIAGRIMTRRIMGSASFAEIQDSTGRVQIYIKRDDICPDEDKTLYNTVFKKLLDIGDYVGVKGYVFLTQTGEISVHVRELIVLSKSLKPLPVVKREDDGTIHDGFTDPELRYRQRYVDLTVNPEFKNIFISRSKVISAMRGYFNEQGWMEVETPILQPVHGGAAARPFATHHNTLDMPLFLRIANELYLKRLIVAGFDGVYEFGKMFRNEGMDRTHNPEFTAMEIYVAYKDYIWMMKMVEECLETVARAVHGIPVVQVGNNEINFAGPYEKLSMYDSILKYTGIDVSAMDEAALRQTCAELKIEVNPTMGKGKLIDEIFSAKVEANLIQPTYITDYPIEMTPLAKKHRSKDGLVERFELFVNGKEIANAYSELNDPIDQRERLEEQLILAGRGDDEAMAMDDDFLRALEYGMPPTSGLGIGIDRLVMLMTNQSTIQEVLFFPQMRPEKKAKVATAEDFVNIGVPAEWVPVLNKMGFNTVEELKAGNPNKVFNDLGGMRKKLKLDITMPTKEVVMAWFE, encoded by the coding sequence ATGAGTATTGCACTATCCGAACAGGAAATTATACGCCGCCAATCTTTACAACAATTAAGGGAATTGGGTATTAACCCATACCCTGCCGAAGCTTTTGATGTTAACGCCTGGGCACAGGATATTACCGATAACTTTAAGGATAAACCCGAGGCCTACCAAAATGTAGTAATTGCCGGCCGTATCATGACCCGCCGCATCATGGGTAGTGCGTCATTTGCCGAGATCCAGGATTCAACCGGTCGTGTGCAGATCTATATTAAACGTGATGATATTTGTCCGGATGAGGATAAAACTTTATACAATACCGTATTTAAAAAACTGCTGGACATTGGCGATTACGTGGGTGTTAAAGGCTATGTATTTTTAACCCAAACCGGCGAGATATCGGTTCACGTTCGTGAGCTGATTGTTCTTTCCAAATCGCTTAAACCCCTGCCAGTTGTAAAACGCGAGGATGATGGTACCATACATGATGGCTTTACCGATCCGGAACTGCGTTACCGCCAGCGTTATGTAGATTTAACGGTTAACCCCGAATTCAAAAATATATTCATCAGTCGTTCCAAAGTGATCAGCGCTATGCGCGGTTATTTTAATGAGCAGGGCTGGATGGAAGTGGAAACCCCGATACTGCAGCCGGTACACGGCGGCGCGGCGGCACGCCCCTTCGCTACGCATCATAACACGCTGGATATGCCGCTGTTTTTGCGTATCGCCAACGAGCTGTACCTGAAACGCCTTATTGTGGCCGGTTTTGATGGGGTGTATGAGTTTGGTAAAATGTTCCGTAACGAAGGTATGGACCGTACCCACAACCCAGAGTTTACCGCCATGGAGATCTATGTAGCCTATAAAGACTATATCTGGATGATGAAAATGGTAGAGGAATGCCTGGAAACCGTAGCCCGTGCCGTACATGGCATCCCGGTGGTACAGGTGGGTAATAACGAGATCAACTTTGCAGGTCCGTACGAAAAGCTGTCGATGTATGATTCCATCCTGAAATATACCGGCATCGATGTGTCGGCTATGGACGAAGCTGCTTTGCGCCAAACCTGTGCCGAACTCAAAATAGAAGTTAACCCAACTATGGGTAAAGGCAAACTGATCGACGAAATTTTCAGTGCCAAAGTAGAGGCCAACCTGATCCAGCCAACCTATATTACCGACTACCCTATCGAAATGACCCCGCTAGCCAAAAAGCACCGCAGCAAGGATGGCCTTGTGGAGCGTTTTGAGCTGTTTGTAAACGGCAAGGAGATAGCGAATGCCTACTCGGAACTAAACGACCCTATAGATCAGCGCGAGCGTTTAGAGGAGCAATTGATACTGGCAGGCAGAGGCGACGACGAAGCCATGGCTATGGACGACGACTTTTTACGCGCCCTGGAATATGGTATGCCGCCAACATCGGGCCTGGGTATCGGCATCGACCGTTTGGTGATGCTGATGACCAACCAGAGCACCATACAGGAAGTATTGTTCTTCCCGCAGATGCGCCCTGAGAAAAAAGCCAAAGTAGCCACAGCCGAAGATTTTGTAAACATCGGCGTACCTGCCGAATGGGTACCTGTACTCAATAAAATGGGGTTCAATACGGTTGAAGAACTCAAAGCAGGTAACCCCAACAAAGTTTTCAACGACCTGGGCGGTATGCGCAAAAAACTAAAACTGGATATTACCATGCCCACCAAAGAAGTGGTGATGGCCTGGTTTGAATAA
- a CDS encoding DUF1501 domain-containing protein, whose product MVSRRGFLKSGGLALLGVGLMGGIPGFLAEAAASEKIISPYKKRKTLICIFQRGAMDGLMAVTPFNDQYLKDARPTLFMSAAKAGNGSPLIDLDGRFGLHPSMKVFEPLFREKRLGIVQGIGSPNNTRSHFDAQDYMESGTPFNKGTSSGWLNRAVGLLGHDALTPFTAVSMTSAMPRSFYGDNPSVSISNLQDFAIQMRGNPMGANMAAKSFEDLYDQTSSGLLKQTGKESFEAVKMLQKTNIKNYTPANNAVYPNSALGNSLKQIAQLVKMDVGLEVAFAESNGWDTHFNQGTENGIFARNVADLSGSITALWTDLGAYQDDVTIMTMTEFGRTVHQNGTGGTDHGRASCNFILGNDINGGLVHGDMKPLAVENLEDGRDLAVTTDFRSVFSEVADKHLNINNDHVLFPDWSGNRIGVMRG is encoded by the coding sequence ATGGTATCAAGAAGAGGATTTTTAAAATCAGGGGGTTTAGCCCTATTGGGTGTTGGCTTAATGGGTGGTATCCCTGGCTTTTTGGCCGAAGCCGCTGCGAGCGAAAAAATCATATCGCCGTATAAAAAACGTAAAACGCTTATCTGTATATTTCAAAGAGGGGCCATGGATGGTCTGATGGCGGTGACTCCGTTCAATGATCAGTATTTAAAGGACGCCCGGCCTACATTATTCATGTCGGCGGCAAAAGCAGGTAACGGTTCCCCGCTGATTGATCTGGACGGCAGGTTTGGCCTGCATCCTTCTATGAAGGTTTTTGAACCGCTGTTCCGTGAAAAACGGTTAGGTATAGTTCAGGGTATCGGATCGCCAAACAATACCCGTTCGCATTTTGATGCGCAGGATTATATGGAGTCGGGTACGCCATTTAATAAGGGAACATCCAGCGGCTGGCTAAACCGGGCTGTTGGTTTATTAGGGCATGATGCTTTAACACCCTTTACAGCAGTGAGCATGACATCGGCCATGCCGCGGTCTTTTTATGGCGATAATCCTTCGGTATCTATCAGTAATCTGCAGGATTTCGCCATCCAGATGCGCGGTAACCCTATGGGTGCCAATATGGCTGCTAAAAGCTTTGAAGATTTGTATGATCAAACTTCATCGGGATTGTTAAAACAAACCGGTAAAGAGAGCTTTGAGGCCGTTAAAATGCTGCAAAAAACAAACATTAAAAACTATACTCCTGCCAACAACGCGGTATACCCAAATTCGGCATTGGGTAATTCATTAAAACAAATAGCTCAATTGGTTAAAATGGATGTAGGATTAGAGGTTGCCTTTGCCGAATCAAACGGATGGGATACCCACTTTAACCAGGGAACTGAGAACGGCATATTTGCCCGTAATGTGGCCGACCTGAGTGGCAGTATTACCGCTTTGTGGACTGACCTGGGGGCTTATCAGGATGATGTAACTATAATGACCATGACCGAATTCGGTCGTACCGTACATCAAAACGGCACCGGCGGTACAGATCATGGCCGGGCATCATGTAATTTTATATTGGGTAATGACATCAATGGTGGATTGGTTCATGGCGATATGAAACCGCTGGCTGTAGAAAACCTCGAAGATGGGCGGGATCTGGCAGTTACTACTGACTTCAGAAGCGTATTTAGTGAAGTAGCAGACAAGCATCTGAACATCAATAATGATCATGTTTTGTTTCCTGATTGGAGTGGTAACAGAATCGGGGTAATGAGGGGGTAG
- a CDS encoding helix-turn-helix domain-containing protein translates to MKQAEPISIFSYQAEGASIKNRITLQQNLFSFLLEGEKTVYYAGSTVSIIPGEFLLMAAGNCLMSEKIAADGGYYRSILIFFDNQLLADFFIRQPNVLHIPSSEIQEESILRFKQDAFLQNFISSLEHMLANNQSISANMQLLKLHELLLYLGENYPGQLQKLRAVSHETADDIIVRQAVNANIDHPVSVEDLAFLCNTSLSTFKRRFARIYGTSPSKWLLKKRMEKAAQLLKRGNQKPSEIYYELGYENLSSFIQSFKQVHGITPKQYQLNI, encoded by the coding sequence ATGAAACAAGCAGAACCGATATCCATCTTTAGCTATCAAGCTGAAGGGGCCAGTATTAAAAACCGGATCACTCTGCAGCAAAATCTTTTCAGTTTCCTGCTGGAAGGCGAGAAGACTGTTTATTATGCAGGCTCAACAGTGAGTATTATACCGGGTGAGTTTCTGCTGATGGCTGCCGGCAATTGCCTCATGAGCGAAAAAATTGCAGCGGATGGCGGTTATTATCGCAGTATTCTGATTTTCTTTGATAACCAGCTACTGGCCGACTTTTTCATCAGGCAGCCAAACGTGCTGCATATTCCGTCTAGTGAAATACAGGAAGAATCTATACTACGCTTTAAACAGGATGCCTTTCTTCAAAATTTCATCAGTTCCCTGGAACATATGCTCGCAAATAATCAAAGCATTTCGGCAAATATGCAGCTATTAAAACTGCATGAGCTTTTGCTTTATCTCGGAGAAAATTATCCGGGGCAATTACAAAAACTCCGTGCGGTAAGCCACGAAACAGCCGACGATATCATCGTGAGACAGGCGGTCAACGCTAATATCGACCACCCGGTGAGTGTCGAGGATCTGGCCTTCCTATGTAATACAAGCCTATCCACTTTTAAACGACGTTTTGCCAGGATTTATGGCACTTCGCCCAGCAAATGGTTACTAAAAAAAAGGATGGAGAAAGCTGCTCAACTGCTTAAGCGGGGAAATCAAAAACCTAGCGAGATATACTATGAGCTCGGTTACGAAAACTTATCCAGTTTTATCCAATCCTTTAAACAGGTACATGGCATTACGCCCAAACAGTATCAATTAAACATTTAA
- a CDS encoding YbhB/YbcL family Raf kinase inhibitor-like protein gives MTTTTFTLKSNDLGGQLAPEQYANGMGFTGQNLSPQLYWENPPKETKAFALTIQDLDAPTGSGFWHWVVFNIPAHINEVPSGAGDPAKNLLPEGVIQSNTDMGTPGYVGAAPPEGPAHRYQITVYALNTNLQLDSNATPAFVGFNLHFATLAKASLLVYGQKH, from the coding sequence ATGACGACAACAACATTCACTTTGAAAAGTAACGACTTGGGCGGACAGTTAGCTCCGGAACAATATGCCAATGGTATGGGCTTTACAGGACAAAATCTGTCGCCCCAACTTTATTGGGAGAACCCGCCGAAAGAAACAAAAGCTTTCGCCCTGACCATACAAGATCTGGACGCGCCAACAGGGAGTGGTTTCTGGCATTGGGTAGTATTCAATATTCCCGCTCATATAAACGAAGTGCCATCCGGTGCCGGCGATCCTGCAAAAAACCTATTGCCAGAAGGTGTTATACAAAGCAACACAGACATGGGTACTCCGGGTTATGTTGGTGCAGCTCCTCCCGAAGGCCCCGCGCACCGGTATCAAATCACGGTGTATGCTTTAAACACCAATCTACAACTGGATAGTAATGCCACACCAGCATTCGTAGGGTTCAACCTGCACTTTGCTACTTTAGCTAAAGCCTCTTTGCTGGTTTATGGGCAAAAGCACTAA
- a CDS encoding DUF1800 domain-containing protein → MKKTIKSLCCIALLILGTVSLSSFFISNSHTSPFRWKFPYQQQGLTDRQAAAHLLSRFTYGATPGEIDEVVKSGLENWFKQQMDADLPDDSLNRLLAPYDAINLSNTQVVTEFPKNAQVLRMAINAGVVNKDSVKADRKSYRDVLQNYMQQNGMKPEQELFRQFINQKILRAAYTNNQLQEVMTSFWFNHFNVSITKNDCAQFIPAYERDVIRPNALGKFNDILLATAKSPAMLYYLDNFTSSASNNNAQAAKKLIRAAQLQNMPGQMVDSGRRAALMNKLQKAKSTQGLNENYAREVMELHTLGVDGGYTQQDVTQAAKVLTGWTIYPIGQYGKLGKNIMDKTGADRLEKRGFVRDSDFLFNANRHDKTEKVVLGKHFGPDEGYQEGVQLLSMLAHSPATAKFISHKIAVRFVSDNPPQTLINKMTKTFLDKDGDIKQVLITMVSAPEFWSASALREKTKSPFELAIGSVRSLHASIQQPYQLYNWINKMGEKVYYYQAPTGFPDKGQYWINTGALLNRMNFGLALATGRIPGVKVDLAALNNHHEPESAQAALAIYSKLIMPERKLDETIKRLTPLLTDPNLAQRVDEASSNKLYAKVGEPADQSMTAPEKMMADNKLAAQGKRPNNVMAMQGPGNNNSMLGQVVGVIIGSPEYQRR, encoded by the coding sequence ATGAAAAAGACCATAAAGAGCCTTTGTTGCATCGCGTTGCTGATTTTGGGAACAGTATCGCTTTCATCATTTTTTATTTCAAATAGTCATACCTCGCCATTCAGATGGAAATTTCCGTACCAGCAACAAGGCCTGACGGACAGACAGGCAGCTGCACATTTATTGAGCCGGTTTACCTATGGAGCCACTCCCGGCGAAATTGATGAGGTGGTAAAATCGGGCCTGGAAAACTGGTTTAAACAACAAATGGATGCCGATCTTCCGGATGATTCTCTTAACCGCTTGTTAGCTCCGTATGATGCCATTAACTTGAGTAACACACAAGTGGTTACCGAGTTTCCGAAAAACGCGCAGGTGCTCCGTATGGCAATAAATGCGGGAGTAGTGAATAAAGATTCTGTGAAAGCTGACCGAAAATCATACCGCGATGTGCTACAAAACTATATGCAGCAGAATGGAATGAAACCCGAGCAGGAACTTTTCAGGCAGTTTATCAATCAAAAAATATTGCGTGCAGCTTATACCAATAATCAGTTACAAGAGGTGATGACCAGCTTTTGGTTCAATCATTTTAACGTTTCTATCACCAAAAACGATTGTGCACAGTTTATACCCGCCTATGAGCGCGATGTTATCCGTCCAAATGCCCTGGGCAAATTCAATGATATTTTACTGGCTACAGCCAAATCGCCGGCCATGCTATACTATCTGGATAATTTTACCAGCTCGGCTTCCAATAATAATGCACAGGCAGCAAAGAAATTGATTCGCGCGGCTCAATTACAAAATATGCCCGGCCAGATGGTGGATAGCGGCAGGCGTGCTGCGCTGATGAATAAATTACAAAAAGCAAAAAGTACCCAAGGGCTAAATGAAAATTATGCCCGTGAGGTAATGGAGCTGCATACCCTTGGAGTAGACGGGGGATATACGCAGCAGGATGTTACCCAGGCCGCCAAAGTATTAACCGGTTGGACAATATATCCAATAGGGCAATATGGCAAGCTGGGGAAAAACATCATGGATAAAACAGGAGCCGATCGTTTAGAGAAGCGGGGTTTTGTTCGTGATAGTGATTTCTTATTCAATGCTAACCGTCACGATAAAACGGAGAAGGTGGTTTTGGGCAAACACTTTGGCCCGGATGAAGGGTATCAGGAAGGGGTACAGTTATTATCCATGCTGGCACATAGTCCCGCTACGGCAAAGTTCATCAGTCATAAAATAGCGGTACGTTTTGTGAGCGATAACCCTCCGCAGACTTTGATCAATAAGATGACCAAAACGTTTTTGGATAAAGATGGTGATATCAAACAGGTGTTGATTACCATGGTAAGCGCACCTGAATTCTGGAGTGCTTCCGCACTGCGTGAAAAAACAAAGTCGCCATTTGAACTGGCAATCGGTTCTGTTCGCAGTTTGCATGCCAGTATACAGCAACCTTATCAGCTGTATAATTGGATCAATAAAATGGGTGAGAAGGTATATTATTATCAGGCCCCAACCGGCTTTCCGGATAAGGGACAATACTGGATCAATACAGGAGCATTGCTTAATCGCATGAATTTTGGTCTGGCTTTAGCAACTGGTCGTATACCTGGTGTAAAGGTAGATCTTGCAGCTCTAAACAATCATCATGAACCCGAAAGCGCACAGGCTGCTTTAGCTATCTACAGTAAACTGATTATGCCAGAGCGAAAGCTCGATGAAACTATCAAACGTCTTACCCCATTACTCACCGATCCTAACCTGGCTCAAAGGGTTGATGAAGCAAGTTCCAATAAACTTTATGCGAAAGTGGGAGAGCCGGCTGATCAGAGCATGACCGCTCCCGAGAAGATGATGGCAGATAATAAACTGGCCGCACAAGGCAAGCGCCCCAATAATGTAATGGCCATGCAAGGTCCGGGTAACAATAACTCTATGTTGGGACAGGTAGTAGGGGTGATCATTGGTTCACCCGAATATCAACGACGTTAA
- a CDS encoding SMP-30/gluconolactonase/LRE family protein — MMKKLTSVFIFLIAVSGRAFSQDAPGLYDPGTKPQLVSKQFSFTEGPAVDKQGNIFFTDQPNNKIWKYDTDGKLSVFLDSAGRSNGMYFDKKGNLISCADAKDELWSISPKGKVTVLLKDYEGHLFNGPNDVWIHPDGGIYITDPYYQRDYWTRKKPDLDGQKLYYLAKGKHKAVIVDDKFVRPNGIVGTPDGKILYVADIGDNKTYKYDINRDGSLSNRKLFIAQGSDGMAIDERGNIYLCGKGVTIVNPQGEKIGHIDIDEPWSANVCFGGKNKDVLFITASKAVYTMQMKVKGFD; from the coding sequence ATGATGAAGAAACTAACTTCGGTATTTATTTTTTTGATAGCAGTATCGGGCAGGGCGTTTAGTCAGGATGCTCCGGGCTTATATGATCCCGGTACCAAACCACAGCTAGTATCCAAGCAATTTTCCTTTACCGAAGGTCCCGCAGTAGATAAACAGGGCAATATATTTTTTACCGATCAGCCCAATAACAAGATCTGGAAGTATGATACAGATGGTAAACTATCTGTTTTTCTGGATAGCGCAGGCCGCTCCAACGGGATGTATTTTGATAAAAAAGGCAATCTCATCAGCTGTGCGGATGCTAAGGATGAGCTATGGTCTATCAGTCCCAAAGGAAAAGTTACCGTATTGCTGAAGGATTATGAAGGACATCTTTTTAATGGTCCGAATGATGTCTGGATACATCCTGACGGTGGTATTTACATTACCGATCCCTACTACCAGCGCGATTACTGGACCCGCAAAAAGCCTGATCTGGACGGACAAAAATTGTACTATCTGGCCAAAGGCAAACATAAAGCCGTTATTGTAGACGATAAATTTGTACGCCCCAACGGCATTGTAGGTACGCCTGATGGCAAAATATTGTATGTAGCTGATATAGGGGATAATAAAACCTACAAATATGATATCAACAGGGATGGCTCCTTGAGTAACCGTAAACTGTTCATCGCCCAGGGATCTGATGGGATGGCTATTGACGAGCGCGGAAACATTTATTTATGCGGCAAAGGCGTTACCATTGTAAATCCACAGGGCGAAAAAATAGGGCATATTGATATTGATGAACCATGGTCGGCCAATGTATGCTTCGGTGGCAAAAACAAGGATGTTCTGTTCATCACGGCATCAAAGGCAGTGTACACCATGCAAATGAAAGTAAAGGGATTTGATTAA
- a CDS encoding helix-turn-helix domain-containing protein, whose amino-acid sequence MVHYKTISEWFQAWQLPKPEHPLISVIKVDVARMMRSGDTLTSFCDFYCIAIKRVTGAQDLKLKYGQQPYDFNEGIISFVSPGQVTSLTVEKDVEVKQSGWYLIVHPDFLWGTPLAHAIKRYEFWDYAVNESLFLSEKEEEIIISIVQNIYSETHANIDKFSKQIIISQLESLLNYAERFYNRQFITREKANHKILDRLEKVLNAYLSSGQPAIKGLPTVNDVAARLHITPKYLSSLLRMHTGQNTQHYIHEKLVEKAKERISTSDLSISEIAYELGFEHLQSFSRLFKAKTQLSPLEFRASFKN is encoded by the coding sequence ATGGTGCATTATAAAACTATTAGCGAATGGTTCCAGGCCTGGCAACTGCCAAAACCCGAACATCCGCTCATCAGTGTAATTAAGGTAGATGTTGCCAGAATGATGCGCAGCGGTGATACGCTGACCTCTTTTTGCGATTTTTACTGCATAGCTATTAAGCGGGTTACAGGTGCCCAGGATCTCAAATTAAAATATGGACAGCAACCTTATGATTTTAATGAGGGGATCATATCATTCGTATCGCCCGGTCAGGTAACAAGCCTTACCGTGGAAAAAGACGTTGAAGTAAAGCAATCGGGATGGTATTTAATCGTCCATCCCGATTTTCTATGGGGTACGCCATTAGCTCATGCCATAAAAAGATATGAGTTTTGGGATTATGCTGTAAACGAATCTTTATTTCTTTCTGAAAAAGAAGAGGAGATTATCATCAGTATCGTTCAAAATATCTACAGCGAAACGCACGCTAATATTGATAAATTCAGCAAGCAGATCATTATATCACAGTTGGAAAGCTTACTCAATTATGCCGAGAGGTTCTATAACCGCCAGTTCATTACACGCGAAAAGGCTAACCATAAAATACTTGATCGCCTGGAAAAAGTATTGAATGCTTATTTAAGCAGCGGGCAACCGGCCATTAAAGGTTTGCCAACGGTTAATGATGTTGCCGCCAGGCTTCATATCACCCCCAAATACTTAAGCAGCTTACTCAGGATGCATACGGGGCAAAACACTCAGCACTATATCCACGAAAAGCTGGTTGAAAAGGCTAAAGAAAGAATATCCACCAGCGACCTTTCCATAAGCGAGATCGCTTATGAATTAGGATTTGAACATTTGCAATCATTTAGCCGACTGTTTAAAGCGAAAACACAGCTATCGCCTCTGGAGTTCAGAGCTTCATTCAAAAATTAA